A region of Thermococcus barossii DNA encodes the following proteins:
- a CDS encoding tetratricopeptide repeat protein, giving the protein MTDIKAKWEKALSEKNCERLLELFDDYIDSIESEEELRNELKRLGEVAVECEDPYDLLHEIAHVYAHLDDTDAGIELYRRIAERRRDDPEEYATALYYLADAYEHFGMPEKAIETYXELLXLEEEVLKNEREIALTLANMAVNHDELGETEKAIELMERAREIFERLGDEKNHLISLLDLAHFRYEVGDYDAAEALINEVLRNPRENEIEINAKLVEAEIFAGRNEYNKAFRAIRDALVKAINVSDDVFGLVFDTLMDFIEGLFNEEAYETVAKNMEAFAELFEDDTAHFFRAIAELARWKAGDDEAKKRFDELYAKVENEELRSVLDEWKRPKLILDLQP; this is encoded by the coding sequence ATGACCGATATCAAGGCCAAATGGGAGAAAGCCCTAAGCGAGAAAAACTGTGAGAGGCTTTTGGAGCTGTTTGACGATTACATCGACTCTATCGAGAGTGAGGAGGAACTCAGGAATGAACTTAAAAGGCTCGGGGAAGTCGCGGTCGAGTGCGAGGACCCCTACGACCTGCTCCATGAGATAGCCCACGTTTACGCACACCTCGACGACACGGATGCGGGAATAGAGCTCTACAGGCGGATAGCCGAGAGAAGACGGGACGACCCCGAGGAGTACGCCACCGCGCTCTACTATCTGGCCGATGCCTACGAGCACTTCGGCATGCCGGAGAAGGCGATAGAGACCTATNAGGAGCTGCTCANGCTNGAGGAAGAAGTCCTCAAGAACGAGAGGGAGATAGCGCTTACGCTGGCGAACATGGCGGTGAACCACGACGAGCTCGGTGAAACCGAGAAGGCCATCGAGCTCATGGAGCGCGCCAGGGAGATTTTTGAGAGGCTCGGCGATGAAAAGAACCACCTCATAAGCCTTCTCGACTTAGCGCACTTCAGGTACGAAGTTGGGGACTATGATGCGGCCGAGGCTCTGATAAACGAGGTTCTCAGGAACCCGAGGGAGAACGAAATAGAGATAAACGCCAAGCTTGTGGAGGCCGAGATATTCGCCGGAAGGAATGAATATAATAAAGCGTTCAGAGCGATAAGGGACGCACTCGTCAAGGCCATTAACGTTAGCGACGATGTTTTTGGCCTTGTCTTCGACACACTGATGGACTTCATTGAGGGACTGTTTAATGAGGAGGCTTATGAAACGGTCGCGAAGAACATGGAGGCCTTTGCCGAGCTCTTCGAGGACGATACGGCACACTTCTTCAGGGCCATAGCGGAGCTGGCCCGCTGGAAGGCCGGGGACGATGAGGCCAAGAAGCGCTTTGATGAGCTTTACGCCAAGGTGGAGAACGAGGAGCTTCGCTCTGTCTTGGACGAGTGGAAGAGGCCGAAGCTGATCCTTGACCTCCAGCCATGA